A genome region from Penicillium psychrofluorescens genome assembly, chromosome: 3 includes the following:
- a CDS encoding uncharacterized protein (ID:PFLUO_004181-T1.cds;~source:funannotate) — MVAILDDSDTHSAESQSVHKPGSIDGRAIDEESPLLSDPDEPNVKALTGVGTIIAVLLLGEFISNADATLVMAATGRISSEFDHLRDASWLSTAYTLGLCAAQPMYGKLSDIYGRKPLLLISYFLFAVGCIICGVGSQMWMIILGRAISGVGGAGTMTISSVIITDIVPKREVASWRAYVNIAMTLGRSIGGPLGGWLSDTIGWRWLFLLQAPFVAFAAFLVVIKLQISSPSSLSKGSSASTLRQVDFLGLALLGTAILAITVLLDQGGKSFPWRSWVTLFMGAGGIALLVAFTLVEAYVARDPIFDLRILRRPNVSISYLIGFLQITAQLGMMFSVPLYFQVTQQASTTASGGHLVPAVVGNTIGGLLAGIFIRRTGYYKALLVLAGLVASVTYVLLYFTWDGQTGIWESLFIMPGGIGTGVASGSAFIAMTVMLQQEEVAMATAGYMLLISFAMTAGVTVSNTTLGLEFQKQLQSNLHGPGSKKVIRRAMADTAYIAQLGGRLREIVVMCYLSGLKYTYLVSLACSLLASFLGLFIRNYQL, encoded by the exons ATGGTCGCTATACTTGACGATTCGGATACGCATAGCGCAGAATCGCAGTCAGTTCACAAGCCCGGATCCATCGATGGACGCGCCATTGATGAAGAAAGCCCGCTGCTGTCCGATCCGGATGAGCCAAATGTCAAGGCCTTGACGGGGGTTGGCACCATAATTGCAGTGCTCTTGCTAG GCGAGTTTATCTCCAATGCCGACGCGACGCTCGTCATGGCCGCCACGGGCCGAATCTCTTCTGAATTCGATCACCTTCGTGACGCGAGCTGGCTCTCTACGGCATACACACTGGGTCTTTGCGCAGCACAGCCCATG TATGGAAAGCTGTCTGATATCTACGGCCGCAAGCCACTGCTCTTGATCTCATATTTCCTTTTTGCGGTGGGATGTATAATCTG TGGCGTCGGATCGCAGATGTGGATGATCATTCTTGGTCGTGCAATCAGCGGTGTGGGCGGTGCTGGAACAATGACAATCTCATCAGTGATTATCACCG ACATCGTTCCCAAACGCGAAGTTGCCAGCTGGAGAGCCTATGTGAATATAGCGATGACTCTTGGCCGTAGCATCGGTGGGCCGCTGGGGGGATGGCTGAGCGACACAATCGGATGGCGATG GCTATTTCTTCTCCAAGCCCCCTTTGTTGCTTTCGCTGCATTTCTCGTCGTCATTAAACTCCAaatctcatcgccatcgtctTTAAGCAAAGGCAGTTCCGCATCAACACTCCGCCAAGTAGACTTCCTTGGCTTAGCCCTTCTGGGTACGGCTATTTTGGCAATTACAGTTCTTTTGGATCAAGGTGGCAAGTCCTTTCCCTGGCGCTCATGGGTAACGCTATTCATGGGTGCTGGTGGAATTGCTTTGTTGGTGGCCTTTACCCTCGTGGAGGCCTATGTTGCACGAGATCCCATCTTCGAcctccgcatcctccgccgGCCTAATGTGTCCATCAGCTATCTTATTGGATTTTTGCAAATTACGGCACAGCTTGGCATGATGTTCTCCGTGCCGTTGTATTTCCAGGTGACCCAACAAGCCTCCACTACCGCGTCCGGTGGACATCTAGTCCCAGCCGTGGTGGGCAACACGATCGGTGGTCTCCTTGCTGGAATCTTTATTCGCCGCACCGGGTATTATAAGGCCCTGCTGGTGCTTGCTGGTCTCGTGGCATCAGTCACCTATGTGCTGCTTTATTTTACCTGGGACGGTCAGACTGGGATTTGGGAGTCGCTTTTCATTATGCCTGGAGGTATAGGGACTGGTGTTGCGTCTGGATCGGCGTTCATAGCCATGACTGTTATGCTACAACAGGAAGAAGTGGCTATGGCGACCGCAGGATACATGCTGTTGATCAGCTTTGCCATGACTGCCGGGGTCACTGTCAGTAATACGACTTTGGGCTTGGAATTTCAGAAACAACTTCAGTCGAATCTGCACGGACCTGGCTCAAAGAAG GTCATCCGACGCGCCATGGCGGACACGGCTTACATTGCCCAACTCGGAGGCCGCCTCCGAGAAATCGTGGTGATGTGCTATCTCTCGGGTCTAAAATATACGTATC TTGTCTCACTCGCATGTTCGCTACTTGCCTCGTTCCTTGGCTTGTTCATCCGCAACTACCAATTGTAA
- a CDS encoding uncharacterized protein (ID:PFLUO_004175-T1.cds;~source:funannotate) — MSRIQWQRFLWSHRATISSRQSPCRTPIARVPTVRAAFSTSARRELMEMTGFSDEQLTVREAISNICSKFPNTYWQERDQQEKDPKEFHAALAKDGWLGIALPESLGGAGLGISEATMMMQTITQSGAGMAGAQAIHANVYATQPLAKFGTQEQLETTIPNIINGTWRTCFGVTEPNTGLDTLRLKTLATKTADGYSVSGQKIWITCAQVASKMILLARTTPLEEVQKATEGLSLFCIDIDRSHRGLDLRKIKKMGGRAVDANEVFFDHYDIPTASLIGQENQGFKIILHGMNAERCLLAGEALGLGYAALEKASQYAKERVVFGRPIGQNQGVAHPLADAYMKLEAAKLATYHAARLYDTNDGSVPFHSIGVACNSAKYLAAEAAFTACERAVLAHGGMGYAMEYDVERYLRECLVPRIAPVSREMILNYVSEKVLELPRSY; from the exons ATGTCTCGGATACAATGGCAGCGATTCCTCTGGTCGCATCGGGCCACAATATCATCCCGACAATCACCATGCCGGACACCCATTGCTCGCGTTCCGACTGTGCGCGCGGcattctccacctcggcgcGACGcgagctgatggagatgaccGGCTTCAGTGATGAACAGCTCACAGTGCGAGAGGCCATCTCGAATATTTGCTCCAAATTCCCCAACACCTACTGGCAAGAGCGCGACCAGCAGGAGAAAGACCCTAAGGAGTTTCATGCCGCCTTGGCCAAAGATGGCTGGCTCGGTATTGCGCTACCCGAATCGCTAGGAGGTGCCGGGCTCG GAATCTCCGAGGCCACCATGATGATGCAGACAATCACCCAGTCTGGGGCCGGCATGGCTGGCGCACAAGCCATTCATGCCAATGTCTACGCGACACAGCCGCTGGCCAAGTTTGGCACGCAGGAGCAGCTCGAGACTACGATCCCCAACATCATCAATGGCACCTGGCGAACGTGCTTCGGGGTGACCGAGCCCAACACCGGGCTGGACACCCTGCGATTAAAGACCCTCGCCACGAAGACCGCAGATGGGTACTCGGTCTCGGGTCAGAAGATCTGGATTACCTGTGCGCAAGTCGCGTCGAAGATGATCCTGCTGGCCCGAACCacgccgctggaggaagtGCAGAAGGCGACCGAGGGGCTATCGTTGTTCTGTATCGACATCGACCGCAGCCACAGGGGGCTGGAcctgcgcaagatcaagaagatgggCGGCCGCGCCGTGGACGCGAACGAAGTCTTCTTTGATCACTATGATATTCCGACTGCCTCCTTGATCGGCCAAGAGAACCAGGGCTTCAAGATCATCCTGCACGGCATGAACGCCGAGCGTTGCCTGCTGGCCGGTGAAGCGCTCGGTCTAGGCTATGCGGCCCTGGAGAAGGCCTCGCAGTATGCTAAGGAGCGCGTCGTCTTTGGACGACCGATCGGGCAGAACCAGGGCGTGGCGCACCCGCTGGCGGACGCCTACATGAAGCTGGAGGCGGCGAAGCTGGCCACCTACCACGCGGCGCGCCTCTACGATACCAACGACGGCTCCGTCCCCTTCCACTCCATCGGGGTGGCGTGCAACAGCGCCAAGTACCTGGCAGCTGAAGCTGCGTTCACGGCGTGTGAGCGAGCGGTCCTCGCCCATGGCGGGATGGGCTACGCGATGGAGTACGATGTGGAGCGGTACCTGCGCGAGTGCCTAGTGCCTCGGATCGCACCGGTGAGCCGGGAGATGATTTTGAACTACGTGAGCGAGAAAGTTCTCGAGCTGCCCCGAAGCTACTAG
- a CDS encoding uncharacterized protein (ID:PFLUO_004180-T1.cds;~source:funannotate), translating into MKLNTALAGLLAVIEGTAIAQADTQSVLQAVLGSSESSPVPSLSRRRPNILFIITDDQDLQLNSMAYTPLTAKHLRDKGTAFANHFVTTSLCCPSRVSLWSGRLAHNTNVTDVSPPYGGYPKFVERGFNDNFLPVWLQQAGYDTYYTGKLFNAHTVENYDSPHVNGFNGSDFLLDPYTYAYLNATFQRNHDPPVSYEGQHTTDVITEKALGFLDDALEGDRPWFIALAPISPHSNVDPARLNGGEVSFSAPIPLERHRHLFEGVQVPRTEHFNPDEPSGVSWIQNLPKQNESVVEYHDHFYRSRLRALQGVDELVDAAVTRLEESDQLDNTYIIYTSDNGFHIGQHRLPPGKTCGFEEDIRVPFFIRGPGVAEGMVQNAVTTHIDLAPTFFQLAGIPTRDYFDGTPIPISPSSKVTRHEHVTVEYWGKGVAEGAFGGIGPSGSNMIGNHTYKSVRLIGEGYNLYYSVWCNNEHELYDLSTDPYQLHNLYPLISRANSTEPRILGRRLSDAISRLDALLLVLKSCVGINCIEPWNVLQPDDSVRTLRDALDVEYDSFYHQQPAVSFDWCDAGYVIEAEGPQVALTRHGLNWDIWT; encoded by the exons ATGAAACTCAACACTGCTCTCGCTGGCCTGCTCGCCGTCATCGAGGGCACAGCAATCGCTCAAGCGGATACGCAGTCCGTATTGCAAGCGGTGCTAGGGTCCAGTGAATCATCGCCAGTGCCATCACTGTCACGTCGACGACCGAACATTCTTTTTATCATTACGGACGACCAAGACCTGCAGCTCAACTCGATGGCATATACTCCCCTGACCGCAAAACACCTACGCGACAAAGGCACCGCCTTTGCCAACCATTTTGTTACTACCTCTCTCTGCTGTCCATCTCGAGTCTCTCTCTGGAGCGGTAGACTGGCCCATAATACAAACGTTACGGACGTGAGTCCACCATATG GTGGCTACCCGAAATTTGTGGAGCGCGGATTTAACGATAACTTTCTTCCGGTCTGGCTTCAACAAGCCGGATATGACACCTACTATACTGGAAAACTCTTTAATGCGCACACGGTTGAAAACTATGATAGCCCACACGTCAATGGGTTCAACGGATCCGATTTCTTGCTTGACCCTTACACCTACGCATACCTGAATGCGACCTTTCAGCGAAACCACGACCCTCCCGTAAGCTACGAGGGCCAGCACACGACTGATGTGATTACTGAGAAAGCACTTGGCTTCTTGGATGATGCTTTGGAGGGAGACCGGCCATGGTTCATCGCACTGGCTCCCATCTCACCGCACTCAAATGTCGACCCCGCTCGTCTGAACGGCGGGGAGGTCTCGTTCTCTGCCCCTATTCCCTTGGAACGGCATCGGCATCTATTCGAAGGTGTACAGGTACCTCGAACAGAGCATTTCAATCCGGACGAG CCAAGCGGCGTTAGCTGGATACAAAATCTTCCCAAGCAGAATGAGTCCGTCGTGGAGTACCATGACCACTTTTACCGGTCCCGTCTGCGCGCTCTACAGGGCGTGGACGAACTTGTGGATGCGGCCGTTACGCGGCTAGAGGAGAGCGACCAACTCGACAACACTTATATCATCTATACATCGGACAACGGGTTTCATATCGGCCAGCACCGGCTGCCGCCCGGAAAGACCTGTGGGTTTGAAGAGGATATCCGAGttcccttcttcatccgaGGGCCTGGTGTAGCCGAGGGGATGGTGCAGAATGCGGTCACCACTCATATAGATCTAGCACCGACGTTTTTCCAGCTGGCCGGGATTCCGACAAGGGATTATTTTGATGGCACACCTATACCGATCAGTCCCAGCTCCAAAGTAACCCGTCACGAGCATGTGACCGTAGAATATTGGGGCAAGGGAGTCGCGGAAGGGGCATTTGGTGGCATCG GACCCAGCGGTTCGAACATGATCGGAAACCACACTTACAAGTCAGTTCGGCTCATAGGTGAAGGCTATAATTTGTACTATTCGGTGTGGTGCAACAACGAGCATGAACTTTATGATCTTTCA ACCGATCCTTACCAGCTACACAACTTATACCCTTTAATTTCTCGAGCTAATTCCACGGAGCCTCGAATTCTCGGGCGTCGTTTGTCCGATGCTATATCCCGTCTAGATGCTCTTCTGTTGGTTTTGAAGTCTTGCGTGGGAATTAACTGTATCGAGCCCTGGAATGTCCTCCAGCCAGATGACTCCGTGCGTACTCTACGGGATGCTCTGGACGTTGAATACGACAGCTTTTACCATCAACAGCCTGCCGTGTCCTTTGATTGGTGTGATGCTGGATATGTGATTGAAGCGGAAGGCCCCCAAGTGGCATTAACTAGACATGGCTTGAACTGGGATATTTGGACATAG
- a CDS encoding uncharacterized protein (ID:PFLUO_004178-T1.cds;~source:funannotate) gives MAPERSVAMALLVMAANCAGISGSQIFRTSDAPKYLHGLTAICALAGVSWVLVLVLGWQYYISRKKASVVDSEANRVRK, from the exons ATGGCACCA GAACGAAGTGTTGCGATGGCACTTCTTGTGATGGCCGCCAACTGCGCTGGTATCTCGGGGTCCCAGATCTTCCGCACGTCTGATGCTCCCAAGTATTTGCATGGCCTCACGGCTATATGTGCGCTGGCCGGAGTGTCATGGGTGCTTGTCCTGGTTCTCGGTTGGCAGTACTATATCAGTCGCAAGAAGGCCTCCGTAGTTGATAGTGAGGCAAACCGTGTAAGGAAATAA
- a CDS encoding uncharacterized protein (ID:PFLUO_004176-T1.cds;~source:funannotate) yields MSQPDFGAPGAVLAAGYGVLEPGASSQSDSETCPRGRRFRRCWNGCSSGSIELENYQQLLEQSASHLDPFAGELDQQLRDRDGNSADKFRTVGSHGQLRFPIAQCCSAARDAMDQLLSRGTVRGMRTDQSSGVGEKSPGHEQLH; encoded by the coding sequence ATGTCTCAGCCTGATTTCGGTGCCCCTGGGGCCGTGCTGGCTGCAGGCTACGGCGTTCTCGAACCAGGAGCATCATCGCAGTCTGATTCTGAAACTTGTCCCAGGGGTCGTCGCTTCCGAAGGTGCTGGAATGGCTGTTCCTCGGGAAGTATTGAGCTCGAGAACTACCAGCAATTGCTGGAGCAGAGCGCGAGCCACTTGGACCCCTTCGCAGGAGAACTGGACCAACAGCTCCGTGACCGGGACGGAAATAGCGCCGACAAATTCCGGACGGTAGGTTCCCACGGACAGCTGCGTTTCCCGATCGCCCAGTGCTGTTCGGCAGCCCGCGATGCGATGGACCAGCTGCTGTCTCGTGGCACCGTCCGTGGTATGAGAACTGACCAGAGCTCTGGCGTTGGCGAGAAATCCCCGGGCCACGAGCAACTTCACTGA
- a CDS encoding uncharacterized protein (ID:PFLUO_004179-T1.cds;~source:funannotate), producing MVSQDSLPEKTTPREEVLESPPSNVGHGIIKDWDNESRIRVKIDFILIPCLALAFFSLQLDRGNISAVLTSTITKDLNITTNQINIGTQLLSVGIVLSEIPSNIIMQRIGPRVWLSGQLFAWGLVATFQAFIQSYPAYLVTRVLLGLCEGGFIPGALYYLSTWYKKDETSFRTALFFYGQMFASATSSLISAGLLRLSGTGGLEGWRWIFLVEGLITLFVGIVFTLLVPPAAGDGRALIGMGRWSYFSERETQIIRDRVLLDDPRKARGQIQISRSDIWQTVCQPRILQHAFLTLVSMSAFQGLTQYTPSLIKSLGFGAVRANALASVPVYCSVVWLTILAYVSYGSTPIRMRPE from the exons ATGGTTTCTCAAGATAGTCTTCCTGAGAAAACTACCCCGCGTGAAGAGGTGCTTGAGTCGCCTCCAAGCAATGTCGGCCATGGTATCATCAAGGACTGGGATAATGAGTCTCGGATTCGAGTTAA AATAGACTTCATTTTGATTCCCTGCCTCGCCTTggcattcttttctttgcaaCTTGACCGGGGTAATATCAGCGCTGTATTGACTTCGACTATCACGAAAGACCTGAATATCACAACCAACCAGATCAACATCGGGACACAGCTGTTGTCTGTGGGAATTGTGCTCTCTGAGATACCATCCAACATTATCATGCAAAGGATAGGACCTCGCGTTTGGCTGTCCGGCCAGCTCTTTGCGTGGGGACTCGTTGCGACCTTCCAGGCCTTTATTCAGTCGTACCCAGCTTACCTGGTAACCCGTGTCTTACTCGGACTGTGTGAAGGTGGTTTTATTCCAG GTGCTCTCTACTACTTGTCCACCTGGTACAAGAAAGACGAGACAAGCTTTCGCACCGCTCTCTTTTTCTATGGGCAAATGTTTGCCTCGGCTACATCCAGTTTAATTTCTGCCGGTCTTCTTCGACTATCTGGAACGGGAGGCCTGGAAGGATGGCGGTGGATCTTCTTGG TCGAGGGTCTCATCACCCTTTTTGTTGGGATTGTTTTTACCCTTCTTGTTCCCCCTGCAGCAGGCGATGGCCGTGCTTTGATTGGCATGGGTCGTTGGAGTTATTTTAGCGAGCGAGAGACACAAATTATCCGCGATCGAGTTCTGCTGGACGATCCTCGCAAGGCCCGTGGGCAGATTCAGATCTCACGGTCTGACATCTGGCAGACTGTTTGCCAACCGCGCATTCTGCAACACGCCTTTTTGACCTTGGTCTCAATGTCCGCATTCCAAGGGTTGACCCAGTACACACCTAGCCTGATCAAGTCCCTAGGATTTGGAGCGGTCCGAGCCAATGCCCTAGCGTCTGTACCTGTGTACTGCAGTGTTGTGTGGCTGACTATCCTGGCTTATGTCTCGTATGGTTCCACCCCAATTAGAATGAGACCAGAATAG
- a CDS encoding uncharacterized protein (ID:PFLUO_004174-T1.cds;~source:funannotate), whose amino-acid sequence MRLFHSQHAFRPLGRPGCCPASVGRLYSSTTSYGHRRAPLAGVTVVSLEQAIAAPFCTRQLADLGARVIKVERPGVGDFARQYDSRVKGLASHFMWTNRSKESLALDLKEEKDHAVLMKLLEHADVLVQNLAPGASARLGLSHEALQAKHPSLIVCDISGYGQDGPYRDKKAYDLLIQSEAGLLSVTGTGTEPAKVGISIADIAAGMYAYSNILSALLQRGKDGLGCRIDISMLESMVEWMGFPMYYAFDNAPAPVPAGASHASIYPYGPFETGDGQSVMLGIQNEREWAKFCHTVLMQPELATDPRFSTNALRTENRQALQTIITAEFAQLTAEETTARLDVAVIANANVNDMRGVWEHAQLRARDRWTDVDTPAGRVPALLPPGSTKDAAQGGYGARMDSVPRVGEHNQAILAELGLS is encoded by the coding sequence ATGCGGTTGTTTCATTCTCAGCACGCTTTTCGTCCGTTGGGTCGGCCGGGTTGCTGTCCTGCCTCGGTCGGGCGACTGTACTCCAGTACCACTTCGTATGGTCACCGGCGTGCTCCTCTAGCTGGGGTGACGGTTGTCAGTCTCGAACAAGCCATTGCAGCACCATTTTGCACTCGGCAGCTGGCCGATCTCGGGGCGCGCGTCATCAAGGTCGAGCGGCCGGGCGTCGGAGACTTTGCGCGCCAGTATGACTCCCGAGTAAAAGGTCTGGCATCCCATTTTATGTGGACCAATCGATCCAAGGAGAGCTTGGCGCTGGAtctcaaggaggagaaggatcaTGCCGTCCTGATGAAATTGCTGGAACATGCCGATGTGCTGGTCCAGAACCTGGCTCCCGGGGCCAGCGCGCGGTTGGGTCTCTCGCACGAGGCACTGCAGGCGAAACACCCATCCTTGATCGTCTGTGATATCTCGGGCTACGGACAAGACGGTCCGTATCGGGACAAGAAAGCGTATGATCTTCTCATTCAGAGTGAAGCCGGCCTTCTGTCCgtcaccggcaccggcaccgaaCCAGCCAAGGTGGGCATTTCCATCGCAGATATTGCGGCCGGCATGTACGCCTACAGCAACATCCTGTCCGCGCTGCTGCAGCGTGGCAAAGATGGCCTCGGGTGCCGGATTGATATCTCGATGCTGGAGAGTATGGTCGAATGGATGGGGTTCCCGATGTACTACGCCTTTGACAACgcgccggcgccggtgcCAGCCGGCGCCTCGCATGCTTCGATCTATCCGTACGGACCGTTCGAAACCGGCGACGGGCAATCGGTGATGTTGGGCATTCAGAACGAAAGAGAGTGGGCCAAATTCTGTCATACCGTCTTAATGCAGCCCGAGCTGGCGACGGATCCCCGGTTTTCGACCAACGCACTCCGAACAGAAAACCGGCAGGCACTCCAAACGATCATTACTGCCGAGTTCGCGCAGTTGACGGCAGAGGAGACCACCGCCCGACTCGACGTCGCGGTGATTGCCAACGCCAATGTCAACGACATGCGCGGTGTGTGGGAGCATGCTCAACTGCGAGCTCGGGATCGCTGGACGGACGTGGACACGCCTGCTGGCCGCGTCCCGGCCCTTCTCCCACCGGGATCCACGAAGGACGCAGCGCAGGGCGGATATGGCGCCCGCATGGATTCGGTGCCCCGTGTTGGGGAGCATAACCAAGCCATtctcgccgagctgggcCTGTCGTGA
- a CDS encoding uncharacterized protein (ID:PFLUO_004177-T1.cds;~source:funannotate): MSFPRSSTERTGSINSQDSQKTALHTKNDPNLALYEAQPIAVNTQPATRDTVSLRSMQHKDRDGRVISDPDLSNPTRNRLERPLDTIRSFQAAIESHRR; this comes from the exons ATGTCCTTTCCACGTTCGTCGACTGAGCGCACTGGCTCTATAAACTCGCAAGACAGCCAAAAGACGGCTCTGCACACCAAGAACGACCCCAACCTGGCATTGTATGAGGCACAGCCAA TTGCGGTGAATACCCAACCAGCGACTCGAGATACTGTATCACTGCGGAGCATGCAGCACAAAGACCGGGATGGCCGGGTTATTT CCGACCCGGACCTTTCGAACCCGACCCGGAATCGTCTAGAACGACCCCTGGACACAATCCGATCATTCCAGGCTGCCATTGAATCCCATCGCCGATAG